acattcgcgcggtgggagtcgcccagctgattttgacattgacgtgagggggagcattgccgacttggcgagttcatgattatatgtgtgggaacgagcgacttctgcctggaacagctgtttgcttattgatataatcttgtgatgtctttgaatgagttttaagtaaaatacaaagtacactggtgtttatatcatcccctccatatttcttgtggctatataatacctgacagcagatcgtgatagaagtaaatacctgcctgatatcagacatattgagtgtgctcttgccactgttaccacaattcaacaaaaccactgacgtgttactggacaccggaaacaccagttggcaacCTTGTGGTTAGAAGTAGAGCCCatgacggggcgggcacacaatagttaagtgaacaagttgtgttccccctccttctcgatcagaggccggttgggattgactgggataccctcctggcgtacagtggcgcaacgaggatagagtgaagacccactgggctacggtgagtgaccttgagtgtactgttactcgcccctttcccctctcattggaggtgaaccccgacaatatatatatatatatatatatatatatatatatatatatatatatatatatatatatatatatgtcgtacctagtagccagaacgcacttttaggcctactatgcaaggcccgatttgcctaataagccaagttttcctgaattaatatattttctctaatttttttcttatgaaatgataaagctacccatttcattatgtatgaggtcaattttttttattggagttaaaattaacgtagatatatgaccgaacctaaccaaccctacctaacctaacctaacctatctttataggttaggttaggttaggtagccgaaaaagttaggttaggttaggttaggtaggttaggtagtcgaaaaaaattaattcatgaaaacttggcttattaggcaaatcgggccttgcatagtaggctgagaagtgcgttttggctactaggtacgacatatatatatatatatatatatatatatatatatatatatatatatatatatatatatatatatatatatattgtgacggtgttcccccccttatattcctcccacgcctgcagtaagagtgatgtccactttacccgagcgttctctacgtcgcaggcatcagtttggtatatgtgggagagtggagtgttctcgaagtgccgagaaatttataaaagaagagtattttgggctgtggtttaggccctttaggaagccaatatggcgctggctcttctgttttgccgccaaaactgtgtgacgtcagtgacaccggattggtcaccgacagcgacgtggcacagggagccaatgaaaacctcccgtggcgaatatgacgtcacgaaggaaggggggtccggtcatcgcgccgcgctggcaccatcagtctaagacagcacgtcaaggaggtcggacgtgcgctggggggtcctgtcagttggacagtttaccccgtctccggaggatttacgcatcacccgtggtctgccatcacctgtggggtcttccttcgttcatgtgttggaccagagaaggaattgacagaatattgagcaacaagtgctccaggaacaggtgttgtgcaagagtggagtctaggcagcgacgtatgcgacggctgatagctccacagtgatgacgtagtggatggaccaatcctccggagggaatcagtctgacacgactcgtcaaggtggttggacgtgcgaagattggtcctgtcagtttgacagttgtttcccgttcccgtggattttacgcgtcacccgaagtctgccagtactctgtgaggtcttccttcgttcatgtgttggaccagagagggaatcgacgggatattgagcaacaagtgctccgggacaggtactgtgcaagaagaagtaaaGTCTGTACAGTGACGTatacgacgtctgaggcagttcacccatttgtgatggcgtagtggctggaccgagccaccgggaagcagtggaagaggAAAActgttcgggaatccgaacgactgcagccgagacgtagacgGGCAgttgtagctgggaggagaagtcgacggccgggagaccgactccaaccccacaagaagtcgaggaggagcacggacctgcagtgaaaaggcacggagacgacacgcttacggtgggacattgattgagttcctggaggacacgacagtgtgtgtgtgggggcgttccctacactaggcaggagccaggaccaggagctacaactcaactctcaccgaaggataagtggaagtaggtgattctagtttccctcccaattcccctttagtcagctatattatttagcctgagtattttgtatgtcatgagcaaggctcacctatgtcactgtaaggcacaagtgtgcagtggggctacatagagtacccacgatatttatgtttattattggtgtgtgcaggcacccggagtaattgatgaatttactgtgttgatattgtctttcatgagactttaatatgataatttagtgagagaatatatataaatatgccagtatttggagttaggctatgtgcccagtaactatgttattaccattattgatgtctatgactcatccacatatatatatacatgtctatgcttgtgtattgaataatcattcatgtgtgcagtgattaattgtgttatcgcccacggaaggaataACTGAGaaatccagtgatatatacttgcatacgtgatcattaaatgaagggcagtgtgatataccatgatagtgaggtATTGTGTCCAGTTATATAGAAATGTttaattgagctcaagatcagtgcagcgaagtatttacgtgctattgtcgcaaatattgtgtgttcgaactcctagtgatctttgagaacttaaagaaacagagcgcgtgacgccaggaaaacaagcaataaacattcgcgcggtgggagtcgcccagctgattttgacattgacgtgagggggagcattgccgacttggcgagttcatgattatatgtgtgggaacgagcgacttctgcctggaacagctgtttgcttattgatataatcttgtgatgtctttgaatgagttttaagtaaaatacaaagtacactggtgtttatatcatcccctccatatttcttgtggctatataatacctgacagcagatcgtgatagaagtaaatacctgcctgatatcagacatattgagtgtgctcttgccactgttaccacaattcaacaaaaccactgacgtgttactggacaccggaaacaccagttggcaacCTTGTGGTTAGAAGTAGAGCCCatgacggggcgggcacacaatagttaagtgaacaagttgtgttccccctccttctcgatcagaggccggttgggattgactgggataccctcctggcgtacagtggcgcaacgaggatagagtgaagacccactgggctacggtgagtgaccttgagtgtactgttactcgcccctttcccctctcattggaggtgaaccccgacaatatatatatatatatatatatatatatatatatatatatatatatatatatatatatatatatatatatatatatatgtcgtacctagtagccagaacgcacttttaggcctactatgcaaggcccgatttgcctaataagccaagttttcctgaattaatatattttctctaatttttttcttatgaaatgataaagctacccatttcattatgtatgaggtcaattttttttattggagttaaaattaacgtagatatatgaccgaacctaaccaaccctacctaacctaacctaacctatctttataggttaggttaggttaggtagccgaaaaagttaggttaggttaggttaggtaggttaggtagtcgaaaaaaattaattcatgaaaacttggcttattaggcaaatcgggccttgcatagtaggctgagaagtgcgttttggctactaggtacgacatatatatatatatatatatatatatatatatatatatatatatatatatatatatatatatatatatatatatatatatatatatatatatatatatatatatatatatatatatattgttggggttcactcggtgagcaaccgtatcagtacttaatcctggcaaggtcgccaatgttggggtttactcTACTCTCTCGgatgagcaacagatatattcaaGGTCACCCACCGTAGCCctacgggtcttcactctatcctcgcggcgccactgtacaccaggagagtatcccagtcaatcccaaccggcctctgattgagaaggagtgggaacacaactcgttcacttaactgttatgtgcccgccccaacaatagggctctactattaaccacaaggtcgccaactggtgttttccggtgtccagtaacacgtcagtggatctGTTGAGTTGTGGTAACCGTGGCAAGGACACTCTCAATAGATCataatatcaggcaggtatttacttctatcactctctgctctcaggtattatatagccacaagataaatggaggggatgatataaacacagatgtattttgtattttacttaaaactcattcaaagatgtcacaaggtcatatcaataaataatcagctgatccaggcgggagtcgttcgttcccacatataatataCACTCGCTAAgtcggcaacactccccctctcgtcactgtcaaaatcagctgggcgccttCCCCCGCGcaaatgtttattgcttgtttctctggcatcacgcgcgctgtttctttaagttctcaaaatcactagaagttcgaacactcgatatttgcgacaatagcacgtgttacttcgctacactgttctcgggctcaaacaatcgcttctataataaatgcgacaataattcactgtaatggtatttcacactgcccttcatttaatgataacttatggagtatttaacactggagttctcattatttcctttcgtgggcgataacacaattaatcactgcacacacgaatgattattcaatgcactaacatagacatatataatatatatagataaatcagacatcaataaatggtaataaaatagttactgggcacatagcctaacttccaaatactggcataatattatatatattttctcactATATGATtcaattaaagtctcatgaaagacattctcaacacagtaaattcattaattaatccgggtgcctgtacacaccaataataaacataaatatcataagtactcttgatagtactactctgcacactggtgccttactgtgacataggtgagccttgctcacgacatacaaaatcctcaggctaaataatatagccaaataatatagctaactaaaggggaattgggagggaaactagaaccacctacttccacctatcctccgatgagagttgagttgtaactcctggtcctggctcctgcctcgtgtcgggaacgcccccacacacacgctgtcgtgtcctccaggaacccagccaatgtcccaccgttagcgcgtcgtctccgtgccttatccctgcaggtccgtgctcctcctcgacttcttgtagggttggagtcggtctcccggccgtcgacttctcccagccacagctgcccgcctacttctcggctgcagtcgttcgggttcccaaatagtcctcttcttcctctgctacccagtggctctgttcagccactacgccgtcacaaatgggtgaactgcctcagacgtcgcatacgtcactgcacagacttcacttcttcttgcacagtacctgtcctggagcacttgttgctcaatatccgtcgattccctctctggttcaacacatgaacgaaggaagacctcacagagtactggcagacttcaggtgacgcgtaaaatccacgggagcgggaaacaactgtcaaactgacaggaccaatcttcgcacgtccaacctccttgacatgtcgtgtctgactgattccctcacggaggattggttcAGCAACTACGTCATCACAGTGGAGCtgacagccgtcgcatacgtcgctgcctagactccactcttgcacaacacctgttcctggagcacttgttgctcaatatcccgtcaattccttcttcggttcaacacatgaacgaaggaagaccccacaggtgttggcagaccacgggtgatgcgtaaatcctccggagtcggggcaaactgtccaactgacaggacccccacaGCGtatgtccgacctccttgacgtgctgtcttagactgatggcgccagcgcggcgcgctgaccggaccccccttccttcgtgacgtcacatttgccacgggaggttttcattggctccctgtgccacattgctgtcggtgaccaatccgatgtcactgacgtcacacagttttggcggggaaacaggagagccagcgccatcttggcttcctaaagggcctaaaccacaggccaaaacattgttgtttcacaaatttctcggcactccgagaacactccactctcccacatatatcaacttgatgcctgcgacgtagagaacgcttgggtaaagtggacatgactcttactgcagcaggcgtgggaggaatataagggggggaacaccgtcacaaaatatatatatatatatatatatatatatatatatatatatatatatatatatatatatatatatatatatatatatatatatatatatatatattagtagcagtctttcgtgtagacatatattattaaatatgaccgaaaaagtaagattaataattctaacacgaattttctcgatatttcttatgtttcttttcactgttgatggtaattgaaaaatcaattctccaaaatacatttttatttctagtctgacgcaacacttgaacgcgttttgtaataacttattacattttcaaagacttttagtttacacacacacaactataacctgcaaacactaaacagagttcttactatgcaatGATTTAAATAGCTTTCACAATTTCACAATGTTAATAGAAATTTAACAATTTCTATTAACAATTGTTAATAGAAAAAATTTCTATTAACAATTGTTAATAGAAACAATTTCTATTAACAATTGTTAATAGAaattgttatccctacagacaaaaatcagaagatacaattgacgatttactataaaaccaaaaaaacggccaatctactcataagaaactctccagacacaaagcagaacgctttaaaagagaccaacgtcgtctatgccttcaaatgcccacttggggactgtaagcctcaaaaaactcagtatataggcaagacaacaacatctctttccaggcgattaacgacgcataagcaacagggctccattaaggaacatataatctcttcccacaaccagaccatcaccagagaaatcttggcaaacaacacagaaatcatcgatagatacagcgatagcaggcggcttgacatctgcgaggcactacacattaagaagtcaacaccagcaatcaacagctaattaatgcacaactatattctacccacttcaagactccgctccaatatagaagcatcaagaaatatgggccaataggccctctgcagttacttccattctaaccttcaatacccattgtttcgtgttctatcctgtgctgaaagttttgttcacctcatccaaaactgttgtaacatatcacctcacccaaaatgcgggtataaaatgaaaaatgaaagctattTAAATCattgcatagtaagaactctgtttagtgtttgcaggttatagttgtgtgtgtgtaaactaaaagtctttgaaaatgtaataagttattacaaaacgcgttcaagtgtcgcgtcagactagaaataaaaatgtattttggagaattgatttttcaattaccatcaacagtgaaaagaaacataagaaatatcgagaaaattcgtgttcgaattattaatcttactttttcggtcatatttaataatatatgtctacaggaaagactgctactaaaatatatatatatatatatatatattattaaatatgaccgaaaaagtaagattaataattctaacacgaattttctcaatctttcgtacatttcgtttcactgttggaggtaaatcaaaaatcaattctccaaaattcatttttatttctagtctgacgcgacacgagcgcgtttcgtaaaacttattacattttcaaagactttagttcacaaatacacaactgaatagaacttacgcatctccgattttatatctacatttgagtgaggtggaaggggtgatgtggcattaacacaagacagaacaaggtgtggtattaatagggtattaatttcatcaacacaagacagaacaagagtattaatagggtgttaatttcatcaacacaagacagaacacgaaacaatggatattgaatagaagtgtttgtagaaagcctattggtccatatttcttgatgcttctatatcaaGCATCAAGATGAAGCAAGCATCTATGAAGCATAGCATCtatgaagcatcaagaaatatggaccaataggctttctacaaacacttctattcaatatccattgtttcgtgttctgtcttgtgttgatgaaattaacacCCTATTaacactcttgttctgtcttgtgttgatgaaattaataccctattaataccacatcttgttctgtcttgtgttaatgccaccttaccccttccacctcactcaaatgtagatataaaatcggagatgcgtaagttctattcagttgtgtatttgtgaactaaagtctttgaaaatgtaataagttttacgaaacgcgctcgtgtcgcgtcagactagaaataaaaatgaattttggagaattgatttttgatttacctccaacagtgaaacgaaatgtacgaaagattgagaaaattcgtgttagaattattaatcttactttttcggtcatatataataatatatgtctacaggaaagactgctaccaaaatatatatatatatatatatatatatatatatatatatatatatatatatatatatatatatatatatatatatatatatatatatatatatatatatatatatatatatatatatatatatatatataactaatggGCAAATACTATTTGCCCATTAGCTATGCtatgccgaggctatttgccctaaTGGGCTGATGGGCaactagcctcggctaccatcagcttttgaccagtcgtgatggtcgagtggataaggtgtcctgtacacaccagttgcattgtgcgcctggcagtatgggttcgagtcattcctggggtgtgagttttcagttgcatatagtcctggggaccattcaggcttgttcgcatttgtgttcctcacgtgtgccttaaagaatgaggtgatttgataaaatactatgcccaagattaccatcagagtgccggcaggctgatgttcaaatagccttggctaccatcagcttttgaccggtcatgatggtcaagtgggataaggtgtcctgtacacaccagttgcaaacTCACACTGAAAAcactaactgaaaactcacaccccagaagtgactcgaacccatactgccaagagcactatgcaactggtgtacaaggcaccttatccactcgaccatcatgatcggacaaaagctgatggtagccgaggctattttcccaTCAGCCcactggcactctgatggtaatcttgggcatagtatttttaagcccgtagcagctgtctaacttccaggcacttatttactgctaggtgaacagaggcatcagggtgaaagaaactgcccatttatttccaccTCCACtgaggattgaacccggaaccgcaGAACTACAAATCTGAAGCGCTATctattcagctgtcaggcccccctcTAAATAGGGTAGGTGCATATTGTTAACTTTGATCCGATATAATTTACCAgcttaattattaatattttataaAAGACTGCACTCAGCTttacatacacatgtatacaTGAGGGTAAATATGTAATCACAGGTAATATGTTAAGTAATTTGCTGAGATTTTGTGGCTAGAATTCTTGAGCTCACTTGTGAACTgtaatttactatttgtgttacatcttatTATTAACAAACCATGATTGTTATCTTgtcgtgtgagtgttggtgtgcctAAGTGTTGATCACTTACAGGTGCGGCTGCCCCCACGGGATGGTACGGGCCGATGGAACCTGTGTTTCCTCAGCGGCCGCCGAGCCGGCCACCAACGCCCCCGCCCACCTGGGGGGGACACGGGCGGGTCCAGGCACCACCAACAGGAAACCCACCATGACAAGAGGCACTGGCGGCAGCGTGGCGGAGCCTCTACTAGTCTGTCTCCTCATTTTTGTCTCCTTCTGCATTCTGATGCTCGTTATCACCTATAGCTTTCGTATTCGCAGTCGTCGCCTGGCGGTGAGGACCACTTACCGAGAGGTGAGGGCATCCGACCTCAGTAATGGTTCAGTCGCCAGTCTTATGGACAACCACAACACCATGGTGCCACCTCCACCTCCGTCCTACGAGCAGGCTACCCTCCGTGTGGCTGAGCTCTATACCTCGCCCTCTGCTGCGCCACACACCTCCTCCAGCAGGTATTGGAGCCGCACCGCCAGCACTGTGACGGTTCCTTCCACCTCCTCTCCTGATATGTCCTCCAGCCTCAGCTATGGCTCCCTGCTGACTAGGTCTTTCCTGCTGACGCCATCAGACTCCGCGCCATCTCTAACTGATCTAACAACTGCCACTGGGCGCCATGGTCACGATGCCCCACAACATGAACGATACTAACAACTGTAGGTGATGCGTGCCTGTAACAATCACTTACAGTTACTTGCTAACAAACAATGGTAAACAAgcaggattttttatttttttattatttttctaccacagacgtggccacacatttacaatgctaaccagcatatatagatTTACACTAGCCTTCACCAGCTCTCTGTACTAGCAACGGCTGTAAATAACCAGGAGTGTTGCTAACGAACATCTACACCTTACAGCCTGTTACCAACACCCGCATTTGACTACAAGTGCTGCAGCTAAATTTACCTGAAGGGCCACTAGAGCCATTAACGCCTCTAGTGGCCTcggtgaggacaggaagccaacggcttgtcaaaggtccttcaCATTTGTTCTTATGATTTTTTTTCCAGCTGTAGTTTAAAAATTAATACAGTTTTGCCAGttacagcttcggcgggtaggcagttccatgggttagtaaccctgtgggtgaaaaaagcatctcctggtccctgtccaacattgtggcttgttgagcttgaaaccattgtttcttgtttgtgttccatgtgaccttttgaagaaattgtcccgATCAACATTCTCtaatttgttcagtattttaaaagtttcaataagATCCGCCCTAGCTGTCATGTCTTGAGTTCTAACACCAGCTGCAGCTGATCACTAGACCTGCTTAGAAACACCTTCAGCTCTATAAATTTATATTAACACCTGCAGCTTCGTTTTATACAATGTATTTTATAACAAATTGTCAAAatcaaataatattttttttaacacCTTTTGAAAAATCTAGTACGAGAATTTTGCTATATATTTTATTCTATTAAAGTTGTCATTGATTTAGAGATGATACTTAGCGCGATATTGGCCCTTAGGTTGGACCCTATAACAAGGGTAATTGCGCACCGCTCTTCATACAACTTGACATATTAATACTAACATTTCAGACGTATATGGATGCCCTGGTCATCACAATCGCCAACTTCATTTAAAAGTAtttagtccatgtttacatgtgggagaggaagaagtcaacgacaaatCAAGGAGAAAATACAAACCAGGATGCCATGTAGGGATGAAGCTTTAGCGTCCCCCCCTTTTTGGGGGCCCCGAAAAATATGCGCCTTAGCATCTCTTTTTTGTTTTTGGAAAAGGAGACACTACGTTCTTAAAGGATTCTAATGGGGAAAATTCGAGGCAAAAGGAGACACTGAGTTCTTAAAgttttcttatgggagaaattcgggAAAATTTTGCTGCTGAGTTCTTAAAGGATTCTTATGGTGGAAATTCATACCAAAAAATGACGTGTTTGAacttaaaggtttcttatggagGAAATTTAAGACAATAGTTACTTTTTTGGACTTAAAAGGTTTCTTATGGAGGAAATTCGAGACGAAAGTTACTCATTTGGTATTAAAAGTTTTTTATAAgggaaattcaaatttttttcagagttcagttttataaaaataattcaGAGTTCACATAATCATATATAATTCAAATAGAATTCATATATAGTTCATATAGAAGTTTTGTTTAGGAAAATAGGCATTTTAGCATAAGCTTtagtttttatatccatttaccgcTGTGTCACACTAGTTGAAGACCGAAATATGTCAGAGTTTAGTTTAAGAACAAA
This DNA window, taken from Procambarus clarkii isolate CNS0578487 chromosome 40, FALCON_Pclarkii_2.0, whole genome shotgun sequence, encodes the following:
- the LOC123757801 gene encoding uncharacterized protein isoform X1, coding for MGEVARLSLVLLITGCVADLPIRHCMENKDCFHGEYCREQQACTCQRDFVREPGGACLALRRVGEPCRVDQQCSRLDPRLLCHHGRCGCPHGMVRADGTCVSSAAAEPATNAPAHLGGTRAGPGTTNRKPTMTRGTGGSVAEPLLVCLLIFVSFCILMLVITYSFRIRSRRLAVRTTYREVRASDLSNGSVASLMDNHNTMVPPPPPSYEQATLRVAELYTSPSAAPHTSSSRYWSRTASTVTVPSTSSPDMSSSLSYGSLLTRSFLLTPSDSAPSLTDLTTATGRHGHDAPQHERY